Below is a genomic region from Ascaphus truei isolate aAscTru1 chromosome 5, aAscTru1.hap1, whole genome shotgun sequence.
GGGTTGGGATCCCTTGCTGTAAATGCAAACGTGGTCAAATTTACCTGACAAATCTCCGGTTGCAGCTGACGCTCCAAAATAGTAGCCTGTTGGCAACCGCACCCCAGAAATGTCAACACAATTCTTCCATTCGTTCTTATCTTCAATGTCGGTCATCACCTACAGGGAATTCAGATCAGTTAGCTTACAGGAAAATGGAATCGGCCCCTTTTGTTTAGTGCACACACTGTCTTCTGTGGCAGAAAGCAGCCTCAGCTCACCGTAAGACGCCCACGGGAATAACGGATAGCTAGGAAGGTGTCGTGGTTCTTATTGCGGAGGTCGACAGTGCAGCCCGCCAACTCTCCAGTGCGCCCGTCTTTGCCGTGGTCGTACTGTACGGAGCCATTGTTCACCATGATGGAGATATACGGGTAGACGCGCTGTGAAGGGAAAGAGTTAACCAGCAAAAGCAAGCACTTCTGAAGCATGGTGACCTGGCTACTGCACCCAGATCAAGCTCACCTTTTTCTTCTCTctaataacaataacaaaaaatTGTTAAAAGCACGACACCCATCTAAACATCCAGACTTCTTATCCTGCCCTGTGTGTAAATGTGCCTGTCGTTCAGTAGCTGAAGCACAATGCAGGGTTTGGACGAAAAATGGAGTTGGGCCTCTTTCCAACCTAGTTGACGGTGCGGTTCACACTACCTTTCCTATCTCTTTATTAGGAACCTAAGCACCTCAGTGCCAGGACCCACCTCTGTTGTTTCATCATTGGGATAAGTGTCCAGAAATGCAGCCAGACCATGAAAATTATCTTTGTTTCCAAAGACAGGACCTTAGGAAAACAATGGAGAGAGATAATGTTAGCTCCCTGAGTAAAACGGTATAGTGTGGAATCGTCCAGAGACAAGAGAAACAGGCAGAACTGGGTGTGACTCACCTGGCTCCAATCGATCTTTTGTATACCACAGAGCAAAGCCATCTCCATGTAGGTTCTTCTTCCCAGATCCGTGGATCCGGAACTGAACATGGAGCTCCCAGTCCTTCAAGAAGCAGGGctgcagagggagagacagcattaCAACCAAGGAAACGCCTCATCGTTGCTGACCCTCGTGCAAACGTTATTGGCCAAGTCTCACCATTCTGTTCCAGATGGAGCCCTCTCGGCTCCGCTCGTCAGGAGTCAGACGCACGTACTGACTGGTCAGCATAGTGCTGCCACTGAAATCCCACAGCGGCATGGAACTGGAACCGACACCTGAGAGATAATCACATAAATGTAGAAGTTAATAGAATGTATCTGTAACCAGCACCGTAACTTCCTATTTATCAGTAGTCCTCAGATATCGCACTACATATTGAGAGAATTTAGAGATCTCCCTCCGAAACCTTTCTGACAGGAGTTGACATATATTTACCACTAGGAAACATGTCATGCAATCCATTGTACATGAGCTTGGACACGTTTGTGCATAAAAGTCTCTTTTCTCTACACTTTTTAATGTGCTGACATAGTAGTTCTTACTGCATATAGTTGTACATAAACTTTTAAATATCTAACAAAACTCTATCAGATGAAGAGCAGGTAGAGATGGAGAGAACGTGTACAACAAGATCATGGGAAAAAAAGATACAACATGCTGCAATAAACACACACTTCTCTGGGATTCATACAGCTAAAAACCCTCAGAACCCTTACTATAAGGAtaaatttcacacacacacacatatatacacacaatgtatgtatatacacacatacatatatgtgggtacacacacacacatatatatatatatatatatatatatatacacaccgtgtgtgtgtgtgtgtgtgtgtgtgtatatgtatatatatatatatatatatacagtgttcgccaaacctatacatttgctcgccccgggcgagtggatttaacccccggccgagtaaatattggcccaagcagcacacgtttggtactaggtggcgagtagatttttttgtgtggcgagtagattttttggtgatttgtcaaccactatatatatatatatatatatatatatatatatatatatatatatatatatatatatatatatat
It encodes:
- the LMAN2 gene encoding vesicular integral-membrane protein VIP36, which gives rise to MMAVVCGCARLYHPGIPLLFFLLPLLLGIAIPRTAADLTDGNSEHLKREHSLIKPYQGVGSSSMPLWDFSGSTMLTSQYVRLTPDERSREGSIWNRMPCFLKDWELHVQFRIHGSGKKNLHGDGFALWYTKDRLEPGPVFGNKDNFHGLAAFLDTYPNDETTERVYPYISIMVNNGSVQYDHGKDGRTGELAGCTVDLRNKNHDTFLAIRYSRGRLTVMTDIEDKNEWKNCVDISGVRLPTGYYFGASAATGDLSDNHDIISMKLYQLMVEHPVDDENIDWTKIEPSVSLLKSPKDNVDDPTGNFRNGPLTGWKVFLLLLAALLGIIVCAVVGAVVFQKRQERNKRFY